Proteins from a genomic interval of Lycium ferocissimum isolate CSIRO_LF1 chromosome 2, AGI_CSIRO_Lferr_CH_V1, whole genome shotgun sequence:
- the LOC132032583 gene encoding protein CHROMATIN REMODELING 19 isoform X1, protein MKRDYYEISDDEWPEDNSFNPSRVLKINKPSPPPPIESFAYTKSSNNNHDTIQVLDSSSEEIIGVTEENLEDDDAEIESTSRAGRRRFVVDDEDEGNEEDEDEEIQELFESEEEDDDDVVGKALQKCAKISLDLKRELFGTAAAKCDSFAQVEEASSLRIITQDDIEMACGEEGDPDFKPILKPYQLVGVNFLLLLYRKKIGGAILADEMGLGKTIQAITYLTLLKHLEDDPGPHLIVCPASVLENWERELKKWCPAFTVIQYHGAGRSAYSKDLSSLARTGVPPPFNVILVCYSLFERHSAQQKDDRKILKRWRWSCVIMDEAHALKDKSSYRWKNLMSVARNAHQRLMLTGTPLQNDLHELWSILEFMMPDLFETGDVDLKKLLNAEDKELIARIKSILGPFILRRLKSDVMKQLVPKIQTVRYVGMEKLQEDAYKEAIESYRAASLARVSKQPVISSNNAGGVFSRRQISNYFLEFRKIANHPLLVRRIYTDDDVVRIARVMHPKGVFGFECTVDRVIEELKGYNDFSIHKLLLYYGDNNKGVLSDEHVMISAKCQELAKLLPSLKLSGHRVLIFSQWTSMLDILEWTLDVIGVTYRRLDGSTQVTERQTIVDTFNKDTSIFACLLSTRAGGQGLNLTGADTVIIHDMDFNPQIDRQAEDRCHRIGQNKPVTVYRLVTRNTVDENVYEIAKRKLTLDAAILESGAQIENEGDAKTMGEILSSLLLG, encoded by the exons ATGAAGCGTGACTATTACGAGATCTCCGACGATGAATGGCCGGAAGACAATTCGTTCAATCCTTCTCGCGTCCTCAAAATCAACAagccttctcctcctcctcctatAGAGTCCTTCGCATACACCAAAAGCAGCAACAACAATCACGATACCATCCAAGTGTTAGATAGCTCCTCCGAAGAAATAATTGGAGTGACGGAGGAGAATTTGGAGGACGATGATGCTGAAATTGAGTCCACCAGCCGTGCTGGACGCCGGAGATTTGTAGtcgatgatgaagatgaaggaaatGAAGAAGACGAGGACGAGGAGATTCAAGAGCTCTTCGAGAGTGAAgaagaggatgatgatgatgttgtagGCAAGGCCTTGCAAAAGTGTGCCAAAATATCATTGGACCTTAAGAGAGAGCTTTTTG GTACTGCAGCTGCAAAGTGTGATTCCTTCGCTCAAGTCGAGGAGGCTTCGTCATTGAGAATCATCACTCAG GATGATATAGAGATGGCATGTGGAGAAGAAGGAGATCCGGATTTTAAGCCAATACTAAAACCTTACCAGCTCGTTGGAGTCAATTTCCTCCTTTTGTTGTATAGAAAGAAAATCGGGGGAG CTATACTGGCTGATGAAATGGGTCTTGGTAAGACCATTCAG GCAATCACATACTTAACATTGCTGAAGCATTTGGAAGATGATCCTGGTCCTCATTTGATTGTGTGTCCTGCCTCTGTTTTGGAGAACTGGGAAAGAGAGCTAAAAAAGTGGTGTCCGGCATTTACTGTGATCCAGTATCATGGTGCTGGACGATCAGCTTACTCCAAAGACTTGAGTTCTCTTGCTAGAACTGGAGTGCCACCTCCATTTAACGTTATCCTAGTGTGCTACTCGCTCTTTGAACGACACAG TGCACAGCAGAAAGATGACCGCAAAATTCTGAAGCGCTGGCGTTGGAGCTGTGTGATAATGGATGAGGCTCATGCTTTGAAGGATAAAAGTAGCTATAGGTGGAAAAACTTAATGTCTGTTGCACGTAATGCCCACCAGCGATTAATGCTCACCGGCACGCCACTACAGAATGATTTGCAT GAACTTTGGTCAATTTTGGAGTTTATGATGCCTGATCTATTTGAAACAGGAGATGTTGACTTGAAAAAACTATTGAATGCAGAAGATAAAGAGTTAATTGCTAGAATAAAGTCCATTCTTGGACCTTTCATTTTGAGAAGATTAAAATCAGATGTGATGAAACAACTTGTACCAAAAATACAGACG GTTCGTTATGTAGGCATGGAGAAACTACAAGAAGATGCATATAAAGAAGCGATTGAGAGCTACCGCGCTGCGTCTCTAGCTCGTGTTTCAAAGCAACCTGTTATTAGTTCGAATAATGCTGGTGGTGTCTTTTCTAGACGACAAATTTccaattattttcttgaattccgcAAG ATTGCCAACCATCCTCTGCTTGTGAGGCGTATCTATAcagatgatgatgttgttcgAATTGCTAGAGTTATGCATCCCAAAGGTGTCTTTGGTTTTGAATGTACAGTGGACAGAGTAATTGAGGAGCTGAAGGGCTATAATGACTTCTCGATCCACAAG CTTTTACTTTATTATGGCGATAATAATAAGGGAGTGCTGTCAGATGAacatgttatgatttcagcgaaaTGCCAG GAATTAGCCAAACTTCTCCCTTCATTAAAGCTTTCTGGTCATCGAGTGCTTATTTTTAGCCAGTGGACATCAATGCTTGATATCCTGGAGTGGACCCTAGATGTTATTGGTGTTACATACAGGCGCCTGGATGGAAG TACTCAGGTGACGGAGAGACAGACAATTGTTGACACCTTCAATAAGGACACTTCCATATTCGCATGCTTGCTCTCCACAAGGGCAGGAGGACAGGGTTTAAACTTGACAGGAGCTGATACTGTTATCATACATGACATGGATTTTAATCCACAGATAGATAGGCAAGCTGAAGATCGCTGCCACCGGATAGGCCAAAACAAACCAGTTACAGTATACAG GCTGGTGACAAGGAACACTGTTGATGAGAATGTATATGAGATTGCGAAGCGAAAACTTACACTGGATGCAGCTATACTTGAGTCTGGTGCCCAAATTGAGAATGAAGGTGATGCAAAAACTATGGGAGAGATATTATCGTCTCTTCTGCTTGGTTAA
- the LOC132032583 gene encoding protein CHROMATIN REMODELING 19 isoform X2, which produces MKRDYYEISDDEWPEDNSFNPSRVLKINKPSPPPPIESFAYTKSSNNNHDTIQVLDSSSEEIIGVTEENLEDDDAEIESTSRAGRRRFVVDDEDEGNEEDEDEEIQELFESEEEDDDDVVGKALQKCAKISLDLKRELFGTAAAKCDSFAQVEEASSLRIITQDDIEMACGEEGDPDFKPILKPYQLVGVNFLLLLYRKKIGGAILADEMGLGKTIQAITYLTLLKHLEDDPGPHLIVCPASVLENWERELKKWCPAFTVIQYHGAGRSAYSKDLSSLARTGVPPPFNVILVCYSLFERHSAQQKDDRKILKRWRWSCVIMDEAHALKDKSSYRWKNLMSVARNAHQRLMLTGTPLQNDLHELWSILEFMMPDLFETGDVDLKKLLNAEDKELIARIKSILGPFILRRLKSDVMKQLVPKIQTVRYVGMEKLQEDAYKEAIESYRAASLARVSKQPVISSNNAGGVFSRRQISNYFLEFRKIANHPLLVRRIYTDDDVVRIARVMHPKGVFGFECTVDRVIEELKGYNDFSIHKLLLYYGDNNKGVLSDEHVMISAKCQELAKLLPSLKLSGHRVLIFSQWTSMLDILEWTLDVIGVTYRRLDGR; this is translated from the exons ATGAAGCGTGACTATTACGAGATCTCCGACGATGAATGGCCGGAAGACAATTCGTTCAATCCTTCTCGCGTCCTCAAAATCAACAagccttctcctcctcctcctatAGAGTCCTTCGCATACACCAAAAGCAGCAACAACAATCACGATACCATCCAAGTGTTAGATAGCTCCTCCGAAGAAATAATTGGAGTGACGGAGGAGAATTTGGAGGACGATGATGCTGAAATTGAGTCCACCAGCCGTGCTGGACGCCGGAGATTTGTAGtcgatgatgaagatgaaggaaatGAAGAAGACGAGGACGAGGAGATTCAAGAGCTCTTCGAGAGTGAAgaagaggatgatgatgatgttgtagGCAAGGCCTTGCAAAAGTGTGCCAAAATATCATTGGACCTTAAGAGAGAGCTTTTTG GTACTGCAGCTGCAAAGTGTGATTCCTTCGCTCAAGTCGAGGAGGCTTCGTCATTGAGAATCATCACTCAG GATGATATAGAGATGGCATGTGGAGAAGAAGGAGATCCGGATTTTAAGCCAATACTAAAACCTTACCAGCTCGTTGGAGTCAATTTCCTCCTTTTGTTGTATAGAAAGAAAATCGGGGGAG CTATACTGGCTGATGAAATGGGTCTTGGTAAGACCATTCAG GCAATCACATACTTAACATTGCTGAAGCATTTGGAAGATGATCCTGGTCCTCATTTGATTGTGTGTCCTGCCTCTGTTTTGGAGAACTGGGAAAGAGAGCTAAAAAAGTGGTGTCCGGCATTTACTGTGATCCAGTATCATGGTGCTGGACGATCAGCTTACTCCAAAGACTTGAGTTCTCTTGCTAGAACTGGAGTGCCACCTCCATTTAACGTTATCCTAGTGTGCTACTCGCTCTTTGAACGACACAG TGCACAGCAGAAAGATGACCGCAAAATTCTGAAGCGCTGGCGTTGGAGCTGTGTGATAATGGATGAGGCTCATGCTTTGAAGGATAAAAGTAGCTATAGGTGGAAAAACTTAATGTCTGTTGCACGTAATGCCCACCAGCGATTAATGCTCACCGGCACGCCACTACAGAATGATTTGCAT GAACTTTGGTCAATTTTGGAGTTTATGATGCCTGATCTATTTGAAACAGGAGATGTTGACTTGAAAAAACTATTGAATGCAGAAGATAAAGAGTTAATTGCTAGAATAAAGTCCATTCTTGGACCTTTCATTTTGAGAAGATTAAAATCAGATGTGATGAAACAACTTGTACCAAAAATACAGACG GTTCGTTATGTAGGCATGGAGAAACTACAAGAAGATGCATATAAAGAAGCGATTGAGAGCTACCGCGCTGCGTCTCTAGCTCGTGTTTCAAAGCAACCTGTTATTAGTTCGAATAATGCTGGTGGTGTCTTTTCTAGACGACAAATTTccaattattttcttgaattccgcAAG ATTGCCAACCATCCTCTGCTTGTGAGGCGTATCTATAcagatgatgatgttgttcgAATTGCTAGAGTTATGCATCCCAAAGGTGTCTTTGGTTTTGAATGTACAGTGGACAGAGTAATTGAGGAGCTGAAGGGCTATAATGACTTCTCGATCCACAAG CTTTTACTTTATTATGGCGATAATAATAAGGGAGTGCTGTCAGATGAacatgttatgatttcagcgaaaTGCCAG GAATTAGCCAAACTTCTCCCTTCATTAAAGCTTTCTGGTCATCGAGTGCTTATTTTTAGCCAGTGGACATCAATGCTTGATATCCTGGAGTGGACCCTAGATGTTATTGGTGTTACATACAGGCGCCTGGATGGAAG GTGA